A single window of Pontibacillus chungwhensis DNA harbors:
- a CDS encoding ABC transporter ATP-binding protein: MEALLSVKGIETYIDQFHILHDIGFEVPKGEVTVLLGRNGAGKTTTLRTIMGLNPASQGQVTFKGEEITKLPPYQIARKGIGYVPEDQGIFAGLTVGENMKVSMQKEDDATLERMEWVLELFPDLKKFWKKPGGQLSGGQKQMLSIARAYMNENELLLIDEPSKGLAPIIVEKVMESIQQMKEKTTIVLVEQNFMMASKIGDRFYILDDGQTVHQGRMNELNENEGLRKKYLGIA, encoded by the coding sequence ATGGAAGCTCTGCTTAGCGTAAAAGGGATTGAAACCTATATTGACCAGTTTCATATCCTGCATGATATCGGATTTGAGGTACCTAAAGGGGAAGTGACTGTTCTATTGGGGAGAAACGGGGCAGGCAAGACGACGACCCTTCGCACTATTATGGGACTGAACCCGGCAAGTCAGGGTCAGGTTACGTTTAAAGGAGAGGAGATTACGAAGCTCCCTCCTTACCAAATCGCCCGAAAAGGGATTGGATATGTCCCTGAGGACCAGGGGATCTTTGCTGGTTTAACAGTAGGGGAAAATATGAAAGTCTCGATGCAGAAAGAAGATGACGCCACCCTTGAACGGATGGAGTGGGTGCTTGAGTTATTCCCGGATCTTAAGAAGTTCTGGAAGAAGCCAGGAGGCCAGCTGAGCGGTGGACAAAAGCAAATGCTCTCCATTGCGAGAGCTTATATGAATGAAAATGAGCTTCTGTTAATTGATGAGCCAAGTAAGGGACTTGCTCCCATTATTGTGGAGAAAGTTATGGAGTCCATCCAGCAAATGAAGGAGAAAACCACAATCGTTCTTGTGGAGCAGAACTTTATGATGGCCAGTAAAATAGGTGATCGCTTCTATATTCTGGATGATGGTCAAACGGTCCATCAGGGCAGGATGAATGAACTGAATGAAAACGAAGGGCTCAGGAAGAAATACTTAGGAAT